One genomic segment of Elgaria multicarinata webbii isolate HBS135686 ecotype San Diego chromosome 21, rElgMul1.1.pri, whole genome shotgun sequence includes these proteins:
- the LOC134412412 gene encoding mothers against decapentaplegic homolog 4-like — MSLNQPSSSDACLSIVHSLMCHRQGGENESFAKRAIESLVKKLKEKKDELDSLITAITTNGAHPSKCVTIQRTLDGRLQVAGRKGFPHVIYARLWRWPDLHKNELKHVKFCQFAFDLKYDSVCVNPYHYERVVSPGIGLNIQNTAPPTRLVKEEFVPDCIQMELPAPPPADRPGPVIKANHPPAEPYQPISPLQLPEPSHPSAGIYPALPLSPPGPPGGALLPLLHGEGLLQISSPSHPPTPSPAPPGPQQNGCTPKLPYPNPASSWPGSNNATSYGPGGRGQQQPTPPPLPTPQQQQNGRSHPQPPLHHPNHYWPAHHSSPPYQQPVSSHPGPEFWCSIAYFEMDVQVGEIFKVPASCSVVTVDGYVDPSGGDRFCLGQLSNVHRTDASERARLHIGKGVELQCRGEGDVWMRCLSDHAVFVQSYYLDREAGRAPGDAVHKIYPGAYIKVFDLRQCHRQMHQQAATAQAAAAAQAAAVSGNIPGPGSVGGIAPAVGLSAAAGIGVDDLRRLCILRLSFVKGWGPDYPRQSIKHTPCWIEVHLHRALQLLDEVLHTMPLADPGPVN; from the exons ATGTCCCTGAACCAGCCCAGCAGCAGCGACGCCTGCCTGAGCATTGTCCACAGCCTGATGTGCCACCGGCAGGGCGGCGAGAATGAGTCGTTCGCCAAACGGGCCATCGAGAGCTTGGTGAAGAAGCTGAAGGAGAAGAAGGACGAGTTGGACTCGCTCATCACGGCCATCACCACCAACGGCGCCCATCCCAGCAAATGCGTCACTATTCAGCGGACCCTCGATGGCCGCCTGCAG GTGGCCGGGCGCAAAGGTTTCCCGCACGTCATCTACGCCCGCCTCTGGCGCTGGCCCGACCTGCACAAGAATGAACTCAAGCACGTCAAGTTCTGTCAGTTTGCCTTCGACCTCAAATACGACAGCGTCTGCGTCAACCCCTACCACTACGAGCGGGTAGTGTCGCCGGGCATCG GCCTGAATATTCAGAATACAG cGCCTCCCACCCGGCTCGTGAAAGAGGAATTCGTTCCGGACTGCATCCAGATGGAGCTCCCGGCTCCTCCGCCAGCTGACCGCCCGGGGCCGGTGATCAAGGCCAACCATCCCCCGGCAGAGCCGTATCAACCGATCTCGCCCCTGCAGCTACCGGAGCCGTCGCACCCGTCAGCCGGCATCTATCCTGCACTGCCCTTATCTcccccag gCCCTCCTGGGGGGGCCCTACTCCCCCTCCTGCACGGCGAGGGTCTCCTTCAGATCTCCAGTCCCTCTCACCCCCCGACCCCTTCCCCGGCTCCCCCGGGGCCCCAGCAAAATGGCTGCACCCCCAAACTTCCCTATCCAA ATCCGGCAAGCAGCTGGCCGGGGAGCAACAATGCCACGAGCTACGGCCCTGGTGGAAGGGGGCAGCAGCaacccacccctccccccctccccaccccccagcagcaaCAGAACGGGCGGAGTCACCCGCAGCCTCCTCTCCATCACCCAAACCATTATT GGCCTGCTCACCACAGCTCGCCTCCCTACCAGCAGCCGGTCTCCAGCCACCCCG GCCCAGAGTTCTGGTGCTCGATCGCCTACTTCGAGATGGACGTGCAGGTGGGCGAGATCTTCAAGGTCCCCGCCAGCTGCTCCGTGGTCACCGTGGACGGCTACGTGGATCCTTCCGGAGGTGACCGCTTCTGCCTGGGGCAGCTGTCCAACGTGCACCGTACCGATGCCAGCGAGCGGGCCAG GTTGCACAtcgggaaaggggtggagctgcAGTGCCGAGGCGAAGGGGATGTGTGGATGCGATGCCTGAGCGACCATGCTGTCTTCGTGCAGAGCTACTACCTGGACCGGGAGGCCGGACGCGCTCCAGGGGATGCTGTGCATAAGATCTACCCTGGCGCTTATATCAAG GTTTTTGACCTGCGCCAATGCCACCGTCAGATGCACCAGCAAGCGGCCACGGCACAGGCAGCAGCTGCGGCGCAGGCAGCAGCAGTGTCGGGGAACATCCCCGGGCCTGGCTCGGTGGGAGGCATTGCTCCAGCTGTTG GCCTCTCGGCGGCAGCCGGCATTGGCGTCGATGACCTCCGGCGGCTCTGCATCCTCCGGCTCAGCTTTGTCAAGGGCTGGGGGCCGGACTACCCCCGCCAGAGCATCAAGCACACCCCCTGCTGGATCGAAGTGCACTTGCACCGGGCCCTCCAGCTGCTGGACGAGGTCCTCCACACCATGCCCCTGGCCGACCCGGGCCCCGTCAACTAG